Proteins encoded by one window of Canis aureus isolate CA01 chromosome 13, VMU_Caureus_v.1.0, whole genome shotgun sequence:
- the LOC144281939 gene encoding uncharacterized protein LOC144281939 isoform X1, whose protein sequence is MFLPEEDAFWALAQLMTDDRHAMHGFFIPGFHKLPRFQAHHEHVLDRALPKLKKHMDEEQMCTGIYTPKWFLQCFIDWTPFSLTLKLWDAYILDGEQVLTLMAYTILKVHRSGPDEFPRRALGLEQVFPVPGPLLPSPAAEPPPRVEEPASPGPATQPEPPGPPPGQAILKAEEPLQEERSSEPTAAHLCPGTLGAPLLAQLPPAQDPSLARLPPQRWNSLLILPVQQDSTGRRPPDMGLKPEHGVPFPSVPARATQQTRPWSPPGTPITVSSQPTKDDAVGPRTPFLPRGHCSSSPSQGIDGHSQGRARAALSPLPRGPAQAGDPLPSAHGAARCSQASGAERDSECGVPEALARRHRALPHLASPLTARCGLLGPRRAPQIQVADLGQAGE, encoded by the exons ATGTTCCTGCCCGAGGAGGACGCCTTCTGGGCGCTGGCCCAGCTGATGACCGACGACAGGCACGCCATGCACG GCTTCTTCATTCCAGGGTTCCACAAACTGCCGAGGTTCCAGGCCCATCACGAGCACGTTCTAGACAGAGCTCTCCCCAAGCTGAAGAAGCACATG GATGAGGAACAGATGTGCACTGGCATTTACACCCCCAAGTGGTTCCTTCAGTGCTTCATTGACTGG ACCCCTTTCTCGCTCACCCTGAAGCTCTGGGACGCCTACATCCTGGACGGGGAGCAGGTGCTCACACTTATGGCTTACACCATCCTCAAGGTGCACAGAT CGGGACCTGACGAGTTCCCCAGGAGGGCCCTGGGCCTAGAGCAAGTGTTCCCAGTGCCtgggcctctcctcccttctccggctgctgagccaccccccaGGGTGGAGGAGCCGGCCTCCCCgggcccagccacccagcctgAGCCGCCGGGACCCCCTCCGGGCCAGGCCATCCTCAAGGCCGAGGAGCCGCTGCAGGAGGAAAGATCCTCAGAGCCCACGGCTGCACACCTGTGTCCGGGAACACTGGGGGCTCCGCTTCTGGcccagctgcccccagcccaggacCCCTCGTTGGCCCGGCTGCCCCCCCAGCGATGGAActccctcctcatcctcccaGTGCAACAAGACAGTACAGGCAGGCGGCCCCCAGACATGGGCTTGAAGCCAGAACACGGGGTCCCCTTCCCTTCAGTGCCTGCCAGGGCCACACAACAGACCAGGCCCTGGAGCCCCCCCGGGACTCCCATCACAGTGTCCTCCCAGCCCACTAAGGATGACGCTGTTGGGCCCAGGACACCCTTCCTGCCCCGCGGCCACTGCAGCTCAAGCCCCTCACAGGGCATTGATGGGCAcagccagggcagagccagggcggCGCTGAGCCCGCTGCCCCGAGGCCCTGCACAGGCTGGggaccctctgccctctgcccacgGGGCAGCTCGATGCTCGCAGGCCTCGGGGGCAGAGCGTGACAGTGAGTGCGGGGTCCCGGAGGCTCTGGCCCGCCGTCACCGTGCCCTGCCTCATCtcgcgagccctctcacagccagatgtggcctcctgggccctaggcgtgccccacagatccaggtcgctgacctagggcaggcggGGGAATAA
- the LOC144281939 gene encoding uncharacterized protein LOC144281939 isoform X2, giving the protein MFLPEEDAFWALAQLMTDDRHAMHGFHKLPRFQAHHEHVLDRALPKLKKHMDEEQMCTGIYTPKWFLQCFIDWTPFSLTLKLWDAYILDGEQVLTLMAYTILKVHRSGPDEFPRRALGLEQVFPVPGPLLPSPAAEPPPRVEEPASPGPATQPEPPGPPPGQAILKAEEPLQEERSSEPTAAHLCPGTLGAPLLAQLPPAQDPSLARLPPQRWNSLLILPVQQDSTGRRPPDMGLKPEHGVPFPSVPARATQQTRPWSPPGTPITVSSQPTKDDAVGPRTPFLPRGHCSSSPSQGIDGHSQGRARAALSPLPRGPAQAGDPLPSAHGAARCSQASGAERDSECGVPEALARRHRALPHLASPLTARCGLLGPRRAPQIQVADLGQAGE; this is encoded by the exons ATGTTCCTGCCCGAGGAGGACGCCTTCTGGGCGCTGGCCCAGCTGATGACCGACGACAGGCACGCCATGCACG GGTTCCACAAACTGCCGAGGTTCCAGGCCCATCACGAGCACGTTCTAGACAGAGCTCTCCCCAAGCTGAAGAAGCACATG GATGAGGAACAGATGTGCACTGGCATTTACACCCCCAAGTGGTTCCTTCAGTGCTTCATTGACTGG ACCCCTTTCTCGCTCACCCTGAAGCTCTGGGACGCCTACATCCTGGACGGGGAGCAGGTGCTCACACTTATGGCTTACACCATCCTCAAGGTGCACAGAT CGGGACCTGACGAGTTCCCCAGGAGGGCCCTGGGCCTAGAGCAAGTGTTCCCAGTGCCtgggcctctcctcccttctccggctgctgagccaccccccaGGGTGGAGGAGCCGGCCTCCCCgggcccagccacccagcctgAGCCGCCGGGACCCCCTCCGGGCCAGGCCATCCTCAAGGCCGAGGAGCCGCTGCAGGAGGAAAGATCCTCAGAGCCCACGGCTGCACACCTGTGTCCGGGAACACTGGGGGCTCCGCTTCTGGcccagctgcccccagcccaggacCCCTCGTTGGCCCGGCTGCCCCCCCAGCGATGGAActccctcctcatcctcccaGTGCAACAAGACAGTACAGGCAGGCGGCCCCCAGACATGGGCTTGAAGCCAGAACACGGGGTCCCCTTCCCTTCAGTGCCTGCCAGGGCCACACAACAGACCAGGCCCTGGAGCCCCCCCGGGACTCCCATCACAGTGTCCTCCCAGCCCACTAAGGATGACGCTGTTGGGCCCAGGACACCCTTCCTGCCCCGCGGCCACTGCAGCTCAAGCCCCTCACAGGGCATTGATGGGCAcagccagggcagagccagggcggCGCTGAGCCCGCTGCCCCGAGGCCCTGCACAGGCTGGggaccctctgccctctgcccacgGGGCAGCTCGATGCTCGCAGGCCTCGGGGGCAGAGCGTGACAGTGAGTGCGGGGTCCCGGAGGCTCTGGCCCGCCGTCACCGTGCCCTGCCTCATCtcgcgagccctctcacagccagatgtggcctcctgggccctaggcgtgccccacagatccaggtcgctgacctagggcaggcggGGGAATAA
- the LOC144281939 gene encoding uncharacterized protein LOC144281939 isoform X3 — protein sequence MCTGIYTPKWFLQCFIDWTPFSLTLKLWDAYILDGEQVLTLMAYTILKVHRSGPDEFPRRALGLEQVFPVPGPLLPSPAAEPPPRVEEPASPGPATQPEPPGPPPGQAILKAEEPLQEERSSEPTAAHLCPGTLGAPLLAQLPPAQDPSLARLPPQRWNSLLILPVQQDSTGRRPPDMGLKPEHGVPFPSVPARATQQTRPWSPPGTPITVSSQPTKDDAVGPRTPFLPRGHCSSSPSQGIDGHSQGRARAALSPLPRGPAQAGDPLPSAHGAARCSQASGAERDSECGVPEALARRHRALPHLASPLTARCGLLGPRRAPQIQVADLGQAGE from the exons ATGTGCACTGGCATTTACACCCCCAAGTGGTTCCTTCAGTGCTTCATTGACTGG ACCCCTTTCTCGCTCACCCTGAAGCTCTGGGACGCCTACATCCTGGACGGGGAGCAGGTGCTCACACTTATGGCTTACACCATCCTCAAGGTGCACAGAT CGGGACCTGACGAGTTCCCCAGGAGGGCCCTGGGCCTAGAGCAAGTGTTCCCAGTGCCtgggcctctcctcccttctccggctgctgagccaccccccaGGGTGGAGGAGCCGGCCTCCCCgggcccagccacccagcctgAGCCGCCGGGACCCCCTCCGGGCCAGGCCATCCTCAAGGCCGAGGAGCCGCTGCAGGAGGAAAGATCCTCAGAGCCCACGGCTGCACACCTGTGTCCGGGAACACTGGGGGCTCCGCTTCTGGcccagctgcccccagcccaggacCCCTCGTTGGCCCGGCTGCCCCCCCAGCGATGGAActccctcctcatcctcccaGTGCAACAAGACAGTACAGGCAGGCGGCCCCCAGACATGGGCTTGAAGCCAGAACACGGGGTCCCCTTCCCTTCAGTGCCTGCCAGGGCCACACAACAGACCAGGCCCTGGAGCCCCCCCGGGACTCCCATCACAGTGTCCTCCCAGCCCACTAAGGATGACGCTGTTGGGCCCAGGACACCCTTCCTGCCCCGCGGCCACTGCAGCTCAAGCCCCTCACAGGGCATTGATGGGCAcagccagggcagagccagggcggCGCTGAGCCCGCTGCCCCGAGGCCCTGCACAGGCTGGggaccctctgccctctgcccacgGGGCAGCTCGATGCTCGCAGGCCTCGGGGGCAGAGCGTGACAGTGAGTGCGGGGTCCCGGAGGCTCTGGCCCGCCGTCACCGTGCCCTGCCTCATCtcgcgagccctctcacagccagatgtggcctcctgggccctaggcgtgccccacagatccaggtcgctgacctagggcaggcggGGGAATAA